Proteins from one Ricinus communis isolate WT05 ecotype wild-type chromosome 9, ASM1957865v1, whole genome shotgun sequence genomic window:
- the LOC125371095 gene encoding ABC transporter C family member 3-like, translating into MEVRSVSAFLFNSHLLMYSGADFILKPIFLRGFSGSLHLVLLLVLLVLFAYKILKRSDSSGSKERFNRNKWVLFCKQTVFCCFSVSVFNLSLCLLSYFYWYKNGWSDAELVTLLDLTLRTLSWGALSVYLHSHFFDSAQIKFPLLLRIWWGVYFSISFYCLVVDIVLYRTQVQYLVWDAVSMFTGLFLCFVGFLKIKGEDTLLEEPLLNGSSSDNLESTKLRGGDSVTPYSNADLFSILTFSWIGSLIADGNKKTLDLEDVPQLHSGDSVVGAFPVFRNKLELGSGHAGGGVTTFKLVKALFFSAWKEILWTALLALLYTVASYVGPYLIDAFVQCLNGQGAFKNQGYLLASAFLVGKLVECLSQRHWFFRLQQIGIRMRAVLVAMIYNKGLTLSCQSKQGHTSGEIINFMTVDAERLGDFSWYMHDPWLVIIQVGLALFILYKNLGLASIATLVATIVVMLLNYPLGRFLESFQDKLMKSKDERMKATSEILRNMRILKLQAWEMKFLSKIVELREKETGWLKKFVYTSAIVSFVFWGAPTFVSVVTFGTCMVLGIPLESGKILSALATFRILQEPIYNLPDTISMLVQTKVSLDRISSFLRLDDLQSDVVEKLTRGSSNTAIEIADGNFSWELSAPNPTLKDINFKAFHGMRVAVCGTVGSGKSSLLSCILGEVPKISGILKLCGTKAYVAQSPWIQSGKIEENILFGKEMDREKYERILEACCLKKDLEILSFGDQTVIGERGINLSGGQKQRIQIARALYQDADIYLFDDPFSAVDAHTGSHLFKEVLLGLLSSKTVIYVTHQVEFLPAADLILVMKEGRITQAGKYNDILNSGSDFMELVSAHESALSPLDSNQAGSASGNESISKDNMSSTNGVPLKEENKDSQNGKMDEIVEPKGQLVQEEEREKGRVGFPVYWKYLTTAYGGALVPFILLAQILFQVLQIGSNYWMAWATPVSKDAKPAVSGSTLIIVYVALAIGSSFCILARSTLLVTAGYKTATLLFNKMHLCIFRAPMSFFDATPSGRILNRASTDQSAVDMQIPYQVGAVAFSMIQLLGIIAVMSQVAWQVFIVFIPVIAACIWYQQYYIASARELSRLIGVCKAPVIQHFAETISGSTTIRSFDHESRFRETNMKLCDAYSRPKFHSSAAMEWLCFRLDMFSAVTFAFSLFFLITFPKGIDPAIAGLAVTYGLNLNMLQAWVIWNICNTENKIISVERILQYMSIPSEPPLVIDENRPDLSWPAHGEVYIDNLQVQYAPHMPLVLRGLTCTFPGGKKTGIVGRTGSGKSTLIQTLFRIVDPAAGHIVIDGMNISSIGLHDLRSRLSIIPQDPTMFEGTVRSNLDPLEEYTDEQIWEALDKCQLGDEVRKKENKLDSTVAENGENWSMGQRQLVCLGRVLLKKSKVLVLDEATASVDTATDNLIQQTIRQHFSGCTVITIAHRITSILDSDMVLLLSHGLIEEYDSPTRLLESESSSFAQLVAEYTTRSNTSFEK; encoded by the exons ATGGAAGTTCGTAGTGTTTCAGCTTTTCTTTTCAACTCACACTTACTAATGTATTCAGGTGCtgattttattcttaaacCCATTTTTCTTCGTGGCTTTTCTGGTTCATTACACTTAGTTTTGTTACTTGTGTTATTGGTGCTGTTTGCGTATAAGATACTTAAGAGGAGTGATAGTAGTGGTTCTAAAGAGAGGTTCAATAGGAACAAATGGGTCTTGTTTTGTAAACAGACTGTGTTTTGTTGTTTCAGTGTTTCGGTGTTTAACCTTTCATTATGTTTGTTAAGTTACTTTTATTGGTATAAAAATGGCTGGTCTGATGCTGAGCTAGTTACCCTTTTAGATTTAACTCTTAGAACACTCTCCTGGGGTGCACTTTCTGTTTATTTGCATAGCCACTTTTTTGATTCAGCTCAAATAAAGTTCCCATTATTATTGAGAATTTGGTGGGgagtttatttttcaatttctttttattgtctTGTTGTGGACATTGTTCTTTATAGAACACAAGTTCAGTATTTAGTATGGGATGCAGTCTCTATGTTCACTGGTTTGTTTCTGTGTTTTGTGGGGTTCTTGAAAATTAAGGGTGAAGATACCCTTCTGGAAGAGCCCCTTTTGAATGGTAGTTCATCTGATAATTTAGAGTCAACTAAGTTAAGAGGGGGTGATTCTGTAACTCCTTACTCAAATGCTGATCTTTTTAGCATTCTTACCTTTTCCTGGATTGGTTCTCTAATTGCTGATGGCAATAAGAAAACTTTGGACCTTGAGGACGTTCCCCAACTTCACAGCGGGGATAGTGTAGTTGGGGCATTTCCAGTTTTCAGAAATAAGCTCGAGTTGGGCAGTGGTCATGCTGGTGGTGGAGTTACAACATTTAAGCTTGTCAAAGCATTGTTCTTCTCAGCCTGGAAAGAAATTCTGTGGACAGCTTTGCTTGCGCTATTATACACAGTAGCTTCTTATGTCGGTCCATACCTTATAGATGCATTTGTTCAGTGCCTGAACGGGCAAGGAGCTTTTAAAAATCAGGGATATCTTTTGGCTTCTGCCTTTTTGGTTGGGAAGCTGGTAGAGTGCCTCTCCCAGAGGCATTGGTTCTTTAGGTTGCAGCAAATTGGAATTAGGATGCGTGCAGTGCTTGTGGCAATGATCTATAACAAGGGTTTGACCCTTTCATGCCAGTCGAAGCAGGGCCACACTAGCGGGGAGATCATCAATTTTATGACTGTTGATGCAGAACGACTAGGTGATTTTAGCTGGTACATGCATGATCCATGGCTGGTCATCATCCAAGTTGGTCTGGCCTTATTCATATTGTATAAAAATCTCGGGCTTGCATCTATTGCTACTCTTGTTGCAACTATAGTTGTCATGTTACTGAACTATCCATTGGGAAGATTTTTGGAGAGCTTTCAGGACAAGTTGATGAAATCTAAAGATGAAAGAATGAAGGCGACATCTGAGATTTTGAGGAATATGAGAATTCTCAAACTTCAGGCATGGGAAATGAAGTTTTTGTCTAAGATTGTTGAGCTTCGGGAGAAAGAAACGGGATGGCTGAAGAAGTTTGTTTACACTTCAGCAATTGTCAGTTTTGTCTTCTGGGGTGCTCCTACTTTTGTGTCTGTGGTAACTTTTGGTACATGTATGGTTTTGGGAATCCCTCTTGAGTCGGGAAAGATCTTATCTGCACTAGCAACATTTAGGATTCTTCAAGAGCCAATCTATAATCTTCCTGACACAATTTCTATGTTGGTTCAGACCAAAGTTTCGCTTGATAGAATTTCATCTTTTCTTCGACTTGATGACTTGCAGTCTGATGTTGTAGAGAAGTTAACAAGGGGTAGTTCTAATACGGCAATTGAGATAGCAGATGGTAATTTTTCTTGGGAACTGTCTGCTCCTAACCCAacattaaaagatataaactTCAAAGCATTCCATGGTATGAGGGTTGCTGTATGTGGTACAGTTGGGTCAGGCAAGTCGAGCCTTCTTTCCTGCATTTTGGGAGAGGTACCCAAGATCTCGGGGATTCTTAAGTTGTGTGGTACAAAGGCCTATGTTGCACAGTCACCTTGGATACAGAGTGGGAAGATTGAAGAGAACATATTATTTGGTAAGGAGATGGACAGAGAAAAGTATGAGAGGATTCTGGAGGCCTGTTGCCTGAAGAAGGACTTGGAAATCCTGTCATTTGGTGACCAAACAGTTATAGGTGAGAGGGGTATCAATCTGAGTGGTGGACAAAAGCAAAGAATACAAATTGCAAGAGCTCTCTACCAAGATGCTGATATTTATCTGTTTGATGATCCATTTAGTGCAGTTGATGCACATACAGGATCTCACTTATTTAAG GAAGTTTTGCTTGGCCTTTTAAGTTCAAAAACTGTCATTTATGTTACCCATCAAGTTGAGTTCTTACCTGCTGCTGATCTAATATTG GTCATgaaagaaggaaggattacacaAGCTGGAAAGTATAACGACATTCTCAATTCGGGTTCTGATTTTATGGAGCTTGTAAGTGCACATGAGTCAGCTTTATCGCCACTGGATTCAAATCAGGCAGGGTCAGCTTCTGGAAATGAAAGTATCAGCAAGGACAACATGAGCAGTACCAATGGGGTTCCcctaaaagaagaaaacaaagacTCACAAAATGGTAAAATGGATGAGATAGTTGAACCAAAAGGACAACTCGttcaagaagaagagagagaaaaaggtaGAGTTGGGTTTCCAGTCTACTGGAAATATCTTACAACAGCCTACGGAGGAGCTCTGGTGCCCTTTATTTTGCTAGCGCAGATTCTTTTTCAGGTCCTTCAGATTGGTAGCAACTATTGGATGGCTTGGGCAACTCCTGTATCGAAGGATGCGAAACCTGCTGTCAGCGGATCCACACTAATTATTGTGTATGTAGCTTTGGCAATTGGAAGTTCTTTTTGCATCCTGGCACGATCCACCCTTCTTGTAACAGCAGGGTATAAGACGGCAACTCTGCTGTTCAATAAAATGCATTTGTGTATCTTCCGTGCACCCATGTCCTTCTTTGATGCAACCCCAAGTGGACGAATTTTAAACAGA GCTTCTACAGACCAAAGTGCAGTTGATATGCAAATTCCATATCAAGTTGGGGCAGTTGCATTCTCGATGATCCAGCTTCTGGGAATCATTGCAGTGATGTCTCAGGTAGCATGGCAAgtgtttattgtttttatcCCAGTCATTGCTGCCTGCATCTGGTACCAG CAATATTACATTGCTTCTGCAAGAGAACTGTCCCGGTTGATTGGAGTTTGCAAAGCCCCAGTTATCCAACATTTTGCTGAAACAATCTCAGGATCGACAACTATCAGGAGCTTTGATCACGAATCAAGATTCCGGGAAACAAATATGAAATTGTGCGATGCATATTCTCGGCCCAAGTTTCATAGTTCTGCTGCAATGGAATGGCTTTGCTTCCGCCTGGATATGTTCTCCGCTGTTACATTTgctttctctttgtttttcttaatcaCTTTCCCAAAAGGAATTGATCCAG CCATTGCTGGTCTAGCTGTGACATATGGACTCAACCTCAACATGTTACAAGCTTGGGTGATATGGAATATCTGCAATACGGAGAACAAAATTATATCTGTTGAAAGAATACTTCAATACATGTCCATTCCTAGTGAGCCTCCTCTTGTAATAGATGAAAACAGGCCAGACCTTTCTTGGCCAGCTCATGGAGAAGTGTATATTGATAATCTGCAG GTCCAGTATGCCCCTCACATGCCACTTGTGTTGCGAGGTCTCACATGCACTTTCCCCGGTGGGAAGAAAACTGGTATTGTAGGAAGAACTGGTAGTGGGAAATCAACCCTCATACAAACTCTTTTCCGCATTGTTGACCCTGCAGCTGGTCACATTGTGATTGATGGTATGAATATATCATCAATTGGTTTGCACGATTTGCGGTCAAGACTTAGCATTATTCCTCAGGATCCTACCATGTTTGAAGGAACTGTAAGGAGTAACCTGGACCCCCTTGAAGAATACACTGACGAACAAATTTGGGAG GCTCTAGATAAATGCCAACTTGGAGAtgaagttagaaagaaagagaataagCTAGACTCCACAG TCGCTGAAAATGGAGAGAACTGGAGTATGGGTCAGAGGCAGCTAGTCTGTCTTGGGCGTGTACTACTTAAGAAGAGTAAAGTCTTAGTTCTTGATGAAGCTACTGCCTCAGTTGACACAGCTACTGATAATTTAATTCAGCAAACCATTAGGCAACATTTCTCCGGCTGTACAGTTATAACCATTGCACATCGGATAACTTCTATTCTTGATAGTGACATGGTTCTGCTTCTGAGTCATG GGCTAATTGAGGAATATGACTCTCCAACAAGATTGCTAGAAAGCGAGTCATCGTCATTTGCACAACTTGTAGCAGAATACACAACAAGGTCTAATACCAGTTTTGAGAAGtaa